Proteins from a genomic interval of Haloplasma contractile SSD-17B:
- a CDS encoding spore germination protein → MFKNNKERTNSKIDCFQVDEKKHYEDQCISNSLQDNLTFIKKTLGNSEDIVIRTFNVGTNESNKMSLVYIDGLVDRNLVDNAILKTIMVQIRSAELDLSILNSKNIFQLLEENSLSASSFVEITNYAMFFNLLFTGSTMMLIDGFTVCIAVDTKEWDRRTPDEPTTQTVVRGPKESFTETIRTNTALIRRRLKDPSLRIDTKRIGTRSMTDVAIAYIKGVADDDVVNEVHSRLDKIKIDGILEGGYIEELIQDTAWTLFPTIHNTERPDTACASLLEGRVLIMVDGTPFVLVVPAIFVQFFQSAEDYYQRADFGTFSRLLRYVAFVLTLLTPATYIAVTSFHHELLPPSLLISIAAQREGIPFPAFIEALLMELTFEILREAGLRMPRAVGSAMSIVGALVLGDAAVNAGIISPVMVIVVSITAISSLISPTYNMAIANRLLRFGFMLLGATFGLYGIGLGLIAFVSHLTSLRSFGVPYMSPLAPLNVSGLNDTFIRSNIWKMFKRPALIVNKLNIVRQQKPSSKRPTTSNDKNQDTD, encoded by the coding sequence ATGTTTAAAAACAATAAAGAGAGAACCAATAGTAAGATTGATTGTTTTCAAGTGGATGAGAAAAAACATTATGAAGACCAATGTATCTCTAATTCGTTACAGGATAACCTTACATTTATCAAAAAAACACTTGGTAATAGTGAAGACATTGTTATTCGAACATTTAATGTGGGAACAAACGAATCCAATAAAATGTCACTTGTTTATATCGATGGCCTTGTGGATCGAAACCTAGTTGATAATGCGATTCTTAAAACCATCATGGTACAAATTAGAAGTGCAGAGCTCGATTTAAGTATCTTAAACAGCAAAAACATTTTTCAGTTATTAGAGGAAAATTCATTATCTGCTAGTTCATTTGTTGAGATCACGAATTATGCCATGTTTTTTAATTTGTTATTTACCGGAAGTACCATGATGTTAATTGATGGATTCACGGTTTGTATTGCAGTCGATACAAAGGAATGGGACCGTCGTACTCCTGATGAACCGACTACACAAACTGTAGTCCGTGGTCCTAAGGAAAGCTTTACAGAAACTATTCGTACCAATACTGCTTTGATTAGACGTCGTTTAAAAGACCCAAGTTTACGCATTGACACAAAGCGGATTGGAACGCGTTCTATGACTGATGTAGCAATCGCGTACATAAAGGGAGTTGCAGACGATGATGTCGTAAACGAGGTTCATTCCCGCTTAGATAAAATAAAGATTGATGGTATTTTAGAAGGTGGCTATATTGAAGAGTTGATCCAAGATACAGCATGGACATTATTTCCAACTATTCATAATACTGAACGACCTGATACTGCGTGTGCTTCCTTATTAGAAGGAAGAGTTTTAATCATGGTTGATGGAACTCCGTTCGTACTCGTCGTTCCTGCAATCTTTGTACAATTTTTTCAATCGGCTGAAGATTATTATCAAAGAGCAGACTTTGGTACCTTTTCCCGCTTATTGCGTTATGTTGCGTTCGTGTTAACGTTACTAACACCAGCAACCTATATAGCAGTTACATCCTTTCACCATGAACTTCTCCCACCCTCATTATTAATTAGTATAGCCGCTCAACGAGAGGGAATTCCGTTTCCTGCATTTATAGAAGCTTTGTTAATGGAATTAACATTTGAAATTTTACGTGAGGCAGGTCTTAGAATGCCAAGGGCTGTTGGTTCTGCGATGTCAATTGTCGGTGCTTTAGTATTAGGTGATGCTGCTGTAAATGCGGGAATTATATCACCGGTTATGGTTATTGTGGTATCAATTACTGCAATTAGTAGTTTAATATCACCAACGTATAATATGGCAATTGCCAATCGATTACTTCGCTTTGGTTTTATGTTACTAGGAGCTACCTTTGGGTTATATGGGATTGGTTTAGGACTCATTGCCTTTGTGTCCCATTTAACTAGTTTACGTTCATTCGGTGTGCCTTATATGTCACCCCTTGCTCCTCTAAATGTAAGTGGATTAAATGATACCTTTATAAGAAGTAACATTTGGAAAATGTTTAAACGACCAGCATTAATCGTAAATAAGTTAAATATCGTGAGACAACAGAAACCATCTAGTAAAAGACCGACGACTTCAAATGATAAGAATCAAGACACTGATTAG
- a CDS encoding GNAT family N-acetyltransferase: protein MAKLINNFEKVIQILAPLNMGYLLDSISEGYTNVDVYVNDETNPTVALIVEESSYYFCGDDDNEQILHDIIDFFKDDVLKGRKRENSDWAKIFYTSEKWRTLLSKRLRKLQPVTYERVLLYHDLGILPTILSAHDDIQFTEINQTIFDKGLENTKLLKDEIIKMWGSVDTFLRDGIGFCAIKDNELISWSTTRYKSKSKCGIGVRTISKYQRKGIATALCNHVLHECKKQNLHTYWDSWKTNSPSVSIAKKNGFKEDFTYEVFLIK, encoded by the coding sequence ATGGCTAAGCTTATAAATAATTTTGAAAAGGTAATTCAAATCCTGGCTCCGTTAAATATGGGATATTTACTAGACTCAATTTCAGAAGGATATACAAATGTTGATGTCTATGTGAATGATGAGACGAATCCTACTGTTGCTTTAATAGTAGAGGAATCATCTTACTATTTCTGTGGGGATGACGACAATGAACAAATATTACATGACATTATTGATTTTTTTAAAGATGATGTATTAAAAGGACGCAAAAGAGAAAATTCGGACTGGGCAAAGATTTTTTATACATCTGAAAAATGGCGAACACTGTTATCGAAACGACTTCGAAAATTACAACCAGTAACGTATGAACGTGTGTTACTCTATCATGATTTAGGAATTCTTCCAACAATCTTAAGTGCTCATGATGACATTCAGTTTACTGAGATTAATCAAACCATCTTTGATAAAGGATTAGAAAATACCAAACTTTTAAAAGATGAGATTATTAAAATGTGGGGGTCGGTCGACACCTTCTTAAGAGACGGTATTGGTTTTTGTGCAATTAAAGACAACGAATTGATTTCATGGAGTACAACAAGGTATAAGAGTAAATCTAAATGTGGAATAGGTGTTCGAACAATTAGTAAATACCAACGAAAAGGAATTGCGACTGCGCTTTGTAACCATGTTCTACACGAATGTAAAAAACAAAATCTTCACACGTACTGGGATAGTTGGAAAACAAATTCACCGTCCGTTAGCATTGCAAAGAAAAATGGATTTAAAGAAGACTTCACATATGAAGTGTTCTTAATAAAATAA